A genomic segment from Gossypium hirsutum isolate 1008001.06 chromosome D04, Gossypium_hirsutum_v2.1, whole genome shotgun sequence encodes:
- the LOC107927525 gene encoding nudix hydrolase 16, mitochondrial yields MSDLVARTGRLQQRYENGYRLVAGCIPFRYRCLDESHHENSENVVEVLMINSTSGPGLLFPKGGWENDETVEEAAVREAIEEAGVRGDLLDFVGDYNFKSKTHEDEFSPEGLCKAAMFALLVKEELNAWPEQSTRIRSWLTIAQAIQNCRHAWMKEALEYGFCKWLAQKRKTTS; encoded by the exons ATGTCCGATTTAGTGGCCCGTACAGGTCGGCTTCAGCAAAGGTACGAGAACGGCTATCGGCTTGTCGCTGG GTGTATTCCATTTAGGTATAGATGTTTAGATGAGTCACACCATGAAAATTCTGAAAATGTGGTTGAAGTATTGATGATCAACTCAACTAGCGGACCAGGTCTTTTGTTTCCTAAG GGAGGTTGGGAGAATGATGAAACTGTCGAAGAGGCTGCAGTGAGGGAAGCAATTGAAGAAGCTGGAGTCCGAGGAGATTTATTG gATTTCGTAGGAGATTATAATTTTAAGAGCAAAACTCATGAAGATGAATTCAGTCCTGAAGGATTATGTAAAGCAGcaatgtttgctttgttggtaaAGGAGGAATTAAATGCATGGCCGGAGCAAAGCACTCGTATAAGAAGTTGGCTAACCATAGCACAAGCAATTCAGAATTGTAGGCATGCATGGATGAAAGAGGCTTTGGAGTATGGTTTTTGTAAGTGGCTTGCACAAAAGAGGAAGACGACTTCCTAA